The genomic segment TTAATTAACATGTTTTCAAATTCTCAGTGTTGACAGGGTGTGTtgcattttaaagcatttgccAGCAAACgtgttaaaatacatttgtgtcCCATCTACACTGGCAAGTTAtgacatgtttttaaaagtttcagaATTTAACAGGAGATAAAACATGTTCATAATTGTACTTTTACCTTAGCTGAGGGTGAGTGTCGTTGATGGGTTTTCCTGGGGCTCCAGAGAGCAGCTGCCATACCATCAAGGAGATGTTACTTAGatactttctccttttcctgaaTTGTTAAATGAAAGTAACATTTCGCTTACCTGCCTTGCAGGGATGGATGAAAAGGGATGTTTTCTAAGGTACGAGGTGGGGAGAGGGTGGGGAGaggaaaatatataaataatgcAAAAACTGGGTATTAGTGAGATGGGAAGTTGGGTAGTGATTACAGGAGACAAAAGTCATGCTTTCATAGAGTGGCCAATGCAGTTTCAGTGGACCTCATGTCAGGTTGGGACTTTCATTGCCACATAACCTGATGTATGGCTATTGTTCCAAATATGGCCAAATGCTTTGCAGGGGCAACTTTGCTTCAGCTGTTCTCAGGCTGAAAGTTGGCAGCTTTTTTTCTAGCCTCTTCACAGAAGGTCAGCCTAAAGTTGACATAAGCACTACACAGCATGCTCACAACTGGCTAGCTTGACAGAAAGGTTTGTGTTTATGCCCCAAGTTGTAGCTGTGAGGCATAGATTCAGTATTAATGGTCATGAAGTCAGACTCAAGCATCAATGGCTCTGAGATAGCTGTGACAATGATTTGCTGGGCAGCACTGTACAAATCATTTCATCAGTCCACACTTCAGCCTTTCCCCTTCCCAAAATGTAGAGGATGAAAATAATCTCATGCAAAATGTGCTGAGAGGAATTACATTTTGCAAAGTACTGCAAATAGACAACTAGGAGGTGTAACACAATCAGAAGTCAGTAAATTGGTTGTGGCAGGACCCTTAACCTCTGGTGGAACTAGGGAAAGCAAATTCTGCCACCCCCCTGAGAGCAGCTCCCCCGATCTGTCTCTTCTTGTTCATTTTTGGGCTCCTCAGAGCTGTCTCTCGGTCATGGCTGTCATGTTCTTGGTAAGACTATCAGCCACTCCACATGGGTGGATACAATTTTTTGCTGACACAGCTATTGTGGTAAAAGCCATAACAGAAACAAATTTAACAATGGTACTTTTTTTCAGTCAAGTCTCAAAAAGTCTGTAAACAAGCATCTTTACACTGATACATCCTTATTCCTGACAAAGAAATGCTGCAACAACTTTTTGTGTGGAAGGCACTGTAGAAAATTGGTATTTCCACATTCATATCTGATTCGTTCTGCTGAATACACCAATGAGGGATTGTTTGGGGTTAGCTGTTTGGATttggtggttggtttttttgtttttgcttttttttctcttttcttcctttcttttttttccccttggaagGAGATGAAAAGATCAGGAACTTGAGTAAAGTGCATATGTAAGAATgaggaatctctcttccagccTATGTTTGCTTGATGCTTAAAGGTGTGGTGTGACAAGGTGCAGCTTGGTAACTGGTGGGCTCAAGAGGTCAGACAAGGGGTTAAATCTTGTATTTGCACCTCACATTCAAGGGTTTAGGTTAGAAAGCAGAGATAGCTGTCCAGGTTATAGTGCACGGGACTGACAGAAGGAGTGTACATACATTCCAGACTTTCTGTCCAAAGACTCTACAGAAGAACTGGTGGAACTAAAGCCTCTAGAATAACAGCAgtcaaagctttttcttttttctgttttttttttctctcttttaaagtTGGAAAACATTGATATGGTTGAAAAACATACCAAAAGCATAATGCAAAGCATAAGCCGCTAAAAGTCCCAGTCACACTGtgaatttttttcagtgatattACTTTGAAATTCAGATGTAGCTAGGGTGGTGAGTTACACAGCGTatgcctgtgctggtgcagtcTCATATGCCCGTGCAAGGTGGACAGATGACTTTTGATACTGATTGTGAAGTCCTGTCACAGTCTTCAGCAGGTCGTCTCAGGTTATCTGTTATATTAACCAGTGTAAAAAATGAACACAGTAAATCCAATGCTTCCACCAACAAAATCACGACCTGCCTAATATCCAGAGTAAAAGGAGCAAAGGAAACGCTACGCATAGAATCCCCGTGGgaagtggaggaggaggatcACGAAGAAGGAAGCTGTCCGGCTGTCCGTGCCCCACGGTCGCGTTGCCGTCACGCCGCAAGGTGAGCCCCCGCTGCAGCGTTCTTCatccccttctgctgctgccctccGCCGCACGCCGCTCCCCCATGCACGCTCGGGGAGAGCTGCAGCCGAGGGACCCTCTGAGAGCAGCTCTCACAGCCGCGTCCCCCAACCCGCcgagcccagcccagccctgccctgctctgccttgccctgcccagccccgcAGCGACGGGGCTGGCGACGGCAGaaggcggcggggcgggcagggccgcccccgccccgctcaGCCGAGAAGCCCCCACCGCCCCCCAGCCGTCGCCAGGGAAACCGGCCGACTGCTTTATCCCGCCAAAGGAGCcccggggcgcggcggcggcaccCCCGGCACTCTCGCCCCGCCGTGGGCGTGCATCGCGGCAGGGCCGGCAGCCGTCCCCCGCGCAGACCCCGGGTGGGTGCGAGCATTGCCGACGCGGAGTGCGCGGCCGCGGTGGGGGGCGAGTCCCGCGGGGGAGCAGGAGGCCGCTGAGCCGGGTTCGGCGGGGCGGGCGACCGTAGGAGAGACAAAGGGagcggcgggcagcggcggctcTTGGCGGCGGGGGAGGTGTGCGTGAAATGTGACGGGGGAGAGGGAGACGCTCCATCCTccagcaaaagaaaacccccaaacaaatgCCCCTTTTGCCCCAAAGAAACGAAATACTCCCTTGACCCGTTGAAAAGGGTCACCCCTCACCGGGGCCAGCgaaaggcagaggcagctgagcaAAGcccaccagccctgccagctccGGGTAATCCCCGGGGAGATGAAGGTGGGCGGCCTCTCCTATCCTTTCCGCAGCCCTTCATTATCGGAATAATGTTAAACATCCTTGTTGATAAACAAGAGGCGTTTGGAGGAGATTACACGAGTTTGAGAGACGAGCGTTCTGACGCTGGTTTATGCTTCTTAAAAGGGGAAGGGGGGTCCGGAGGAGTGAGGGGGAGTCTGGGCCGGCCTTTTCGTATGTCCCCGCGGAGGGAGGCGGCCGGCACAGGTCGCCCCCTCCCCCGAGAAAGGAAATCGATCGGATCCGTGATATTTCACCCACCCCACCGCTGCTGAGCGCTCGAATTCACCGTTAATTCGCACGCATTAGTTTCGGGTTACATCTTAGTCGAGGATTTAAACTCAACGTAAACACACATTCGGGGCTGGGGTTTGGGAAAGCGCAAACGTTTCCCTGATAACGTCGCTTCGCCCACTCCTCGAGTGCATGGAAATGTAATGTTGAATTGGGTCACTGCCTcggaaaacactttaaaaacacagatcagGAATAATCAGACATCAGAATTTAATTAGAGCCGTAGGCTaatcacaaaatatttcattccaAACCAATATCGCTATGGGGGAGGGGTCCGTTTCTGCTTCGGCAGCGGCTCCAGCCGCCACTGCTGCTTTAGCGTTTGCAACATCTGGCCTACAGACCTACTAATTTCGACTCGTGATCTCGTTTGGCGAAACCCGATCTACGTGGTTCAAATACCTTCCAAATTGGGGGCGATTTAACAATCGCGACCAATTaaactggggaaagaaaagggggggaaaaaaaaaagagagagagagagagaggggaaaaaaaggcagcaaatcctctccttccctctcccccgCCCGGGGCTCGCGCACACTATCTGTTGCTCTCTCACGGCAGCAGCGGgtgggggcgggcggcggggccgggacaGGCTCGCACTCCTCACGCCCCTCGCACCATTGTCCCCGTGCCCGCCCGCCCCGCTGTACCGGGGTGTTTTGTTCGCTCCGCGTCGCGGCGCGGGGCTCCGCGCGCCCGCCCGCACCGCGCCGCGCCGGAGCGGCACATTCATTATCGGCCGGGGGCTGATTTCAAACCGCTGCCATCGCGGCTCCATTGTTCGCCGGGCGGCCAGACCCCGCCCCCCTTTGTGTGGCGCGGCGGCGATTGGCCGGCGCCGGGCGGAGGGCTGCCGTCACCGCTCGGGAAGCCCATTCATCTGTGCACTTGGGCGTTGGACTCCGCATCTTATTAGCAACCAGGGAGAtttctccattttctccttGTCTACAGTACGGCTACAAATCTGGGattttttattacttctttttACTAAACttgggctctttttttttttttttttttgctcgactttttcctccctttttttccccctccctcctgtgctgctgctttttgatCTCTTCaactttaaattttttaaaaggagtgCATTATAACCGGTTctgttctctcttctcttttttttccccctctggtgtgtgtgtgtgtcgctgctgctgctggtcgCCCAGTATTTATACCAACCCAACGCTCTttgtttcccctccttttgGATCTGTTGAGTTTCTTTGTTGAATAAGACAGCATGGGTGCCCAGTTCTCCAAGACCGCTGCAAAGGGCGAAGCCGCCGCCGAGAAACCTGGGGAAGCGGTGGCTGCATCTCCATCCAAGGCGAATGGAcaggtaaaaaacaaaaattaaaaaaatatattaaaccTACTCCTTTTTTTAAGCCAACTTCGACGGACTCTCTTTTGCATCCTGTTTAATTCTTCTTCCTTTGATGCCCCAGTGGCACATTCAATGGAGAATACGGTCGATCCTTTTATCTTTGCAACTCGAGCCAAAGGAATAATTTgtgtacttttttcttttttaaacgaGTTCGGCTTTGAACGATTCGTTCCTTTATGTTTCgaggcggcggggggggggggggggggggggcggagaAGGGgacacatcttttttttctttttttttttttttttttttgtctttaaatccCTCGTGTATTCTGGCGAAGTGTCCCAATGGCTCGTAAACGGAAGGATCTCCTATCACTTGGCTTTTCTGCCCGCTTAACCTCCTTCTCCCGAAGACACTGGGTGACTAGCGCGAAACGCCTCTCGCGGCAGCAGGATGGCTGTCTCGTAGCGGGGGGCCGGAgaccccaggctggggctgcgcCGCGCGCCCTGTCCGCAACAACTCCGCCGGGGGGTCGGCAGCCGCGAGGCACGGCTTTCTGTCACTCCACCACCCACCCCCCCCCTCGCGTGAGCCGGCTGCCGGGCCGGCTGTGCCCCCGGCGGGGCAGCGCAGCAGTAGCGGCATTGCGGGCGGACACCCCCCGTCGCCCCCGCAGCTGCCGCCTGAGGCAGCCAGCCGCGCTCCGAGCGCCTGAAAGATGCAAATGCGGCGTGGGGGAAAGATGCGGGGGGGAGagaggcggggcgggggcgccTCGCCCGGCCGTACCGTCCGGGCAGAGAGGGGCAGCGGCGGGtggggggccggggccgggcgagCTTTGTTCGGCttccccgccccgcgccgccgccgcggcagGACGGGGCGCGACGGGGGCGGGGGACGCGCGGCGCTGCTGCCGCTTCGTGGAGCCGAGGCGCCCTCTGGCGGCCGCCGGCCGTCCCGCCCGCCGCTGGGGGCGCCCGCCGCGGCCCGGCGCCCGGTCCGGCCCGGCGCGGGCGGCGAGGGGCGACCGGAGCGCCCGGGGCTTTACACCGCGGAAGCAGAGAGCGggcgaggaaaggctgctgggaggggaaaggaagggcggcggcggcgcctccCCGCGTGTCCGTCCCCCCTGCCCTCGGCACCGCCGGTAACGCCCGTCGCTGTCTTGCAGGAGAACGGCCACGTGAAGGTGAACGGCGACGCCTCCCCCGCGGCGGCGGAGGCGGGCAAGGAGGAGGTGCAGGCGAACGGCAGCGCGCCCGCCGAGGACACGGGCAAGGAGGAGGCGGCCTCGTCGGAGCCCGCCTCCGAGAAGGAGGCGGCCGAGGCGGAGAGCACCGAGCCGGCCTCCCCGGCGGAGGGCGAGGCCTCCCCCAAGACTGAGGAGGGCGCGACCCCCTCGTCCAGCAGCGAGACcccgaaaaaaaaaaagaagcgcTTTTCCTTCAAGAAGTCCTTTAAGCTCAGCGGCTTCTCCTTCAAGAAGAACAAGAAGGAGGCCGGCGAGGGGGCCGAGGGCGAggccggcgccgccgccgccgcagcggAGGGCGGGAAGGAGGAGGCGGCGGCCACCGAGGCGGCGGGCAGCGAGGAGGGCAAAGCGGCGGCCGCCGAGGAGGCCTGCGCGGCCAGCGGCGCCGAGGCGGCGAAGGAGGAGGCGGGGGACTCGCAGGAGGCCAAATCGGACGAAGCCGCCCCCGAGAAGGCGGCGGGAGAAGAGGCCCCGGCGGAGGAgccgcagcagcagcaacaggcagAGGGGAAGGCGAAGGCGGCGGAGGAGGCGGCGGGCGCCGGTGCCGCCACGAGCGAGGCGGGCAGCGGCGATCAGGAGGCGGCCCCCGCGGAGGAGCCGGCGCCGGCGCGGCAGGAGCCCCCCGCCGAGAGCAGTCCCGAGGGACCCGCCGCCGAGTCGGCGGAAtaagcgccgccgccgcccctcgCCGACGGACTTTTCTTCCCCCCTGTTTGTTTGTTGGAGTGGTGCCAGGTACTGGTCTCGGAGAACTTGTCTACAACCAGGGattgatttaaaagatgtctcgtttcttttttttctctccccccgCAGCTCCCATCTCAAATCGTTGTGTGTTGCCGCCATTCCAACGGGCGGAGGGgggcccctctccgccctcctcctctcccaccctctatattttgggttttttttcgtttcgttttgttttggtttttttttcatcagtattaatgttttgttttggttggcTCGGGTTTTtcgattgggttttttttcgttgattttttttttcttcatacctTGCGACTCTCTTCTTATTATAAAAACTTTTCCCGATCGGTCTATGGACATGCCCATATATGAAGGAGATGGGTGGGTCAATAAGGGATATCAAATGAAGTGACAGGGGCCGCAGTGGGGAACCTGGGGCGCGCAAGCCCTTGCCGGGAGCGCGCCCCGCCAGAAATGATGTAAGGGgttagtcttttttttaaaagaaagttattACGATGTATTTTGTGAGGCAGATGTTCTATAAGGTTTACAACACTACAAGTCTTGAttaagaaggaaaggaaaaaggaaaaaaaaaaaatcaatacccAGATAAAGAGATCATAGTCTTAGGAATTCATTTAAACCATAGGAACTTTTCACTTATCTCATGTTAGCTGTATCAGTCAGTGATTAAGTAGAAATACAAGTTGTATAGGCTTTATTGTTTATTGCTGGTTTATGACCTTAATAAAGTGTAATTATGTATTACCAGCAGGGTGTTTTTAACTGTGACtattgtataaaaaaaaaaaaaagaaaaacaaacaaatcttgATATCCAGAAGCACATGAAGTTTGCAACTCTTTCCACCCTGCCCATTTTTGTAAAACTGCAGTCATCTTGGACCTTTTAAACACAAATTTTAAACTCAAACCAAGCTGTGATAAGTGGAATGGTTACTGTTTATACTGTGGTATGTTTTTGATTACAGCAGacaatgctttcttttccagttgtcttcgaaaataaaggaaaactcTTCAGatgcaatgttttttttttttttttctgtgtagcaTCTTGTCTATCATGTTTTTGTAAATACTGGAGAAGCTTTGACCAATTTGACTTAGAGATGGAATGTAACTTTGCTTACAAAAATTGCTATTAAACTCCTGCTTAAGGTGTTCTAATTTTCTGTGAGCACACTAAAAGcgaaaaataaatgtgaataaaATGTATAATTTGGTTGTCTTTCTTTTATGGATACTCTGGCAGCTTAAAGGGATTAGCCAGGACTGCCTAAATTTGTATAGAGACACTCAGGTGTGCTGTTAGCCGTAGCTTTGAAAACTACCTTCATACATCCTGGACTCTGTAAAATAATGCTGTGCATCTTTTCGAGAAATTGGGCAGCGCACCAGGTAATTTATaggtttttctggtttttaaaacGAAGACTGGAAGGCAGTCTGATGAGCATGTATAGTGTACAATTCTCCTGTCCAGGCTCCATCTTGCTTTTAAGACCAGAGGTATCCAGCATGTGAGAGTCTTGCCTCTGgagaaaaaataagattttaatttGAATTGCTTAAGGTGGGGcactgtttgtttgtttgtttgtttgttttactgtgAATTGCTTAAAAATTAAGCTCTTGAACAGATGTCCCACTTAATGTCTTGTTATGCTGGTTCTACTCGGGTACCTAGAGgatcagcttgaaaactttagcctggagggagaaagggagaattAACACTGCCATTCTGcttaaaggaattaaaagcaatatttgttttaatttttgtgtgttttcctcAAGTGCAACTCCCAAGTACAGGTGAGTTACAAAACAGATTTCGAAATTTATCTATAAAAATAATCACTTGGTGCTTGCCTTTAATTGTTGGGCTTTTTTGGCTAATTCCCAGCATATTGCTCAGGGCATATTATGCCTTAATAAAACAGTGGGTTCatgcaagaaaagcagcagtggtGTTTGGAGGGTGGAAATTGATTCAAGGAAAGTGTTGCTTCTAAGTTTATAGGAGAAAGTTTAGTGTTACACTTATTTACTTCCACCTAAATTTTCAACGGAAACTCTTTGGAAGCAATTATGATTCATTTTATGAGAAAATGGCACGTTAGCACCTTGTTCCCTAAAGAACAAAGCCTAAACTGAATGAAGTATCATAGATTTCCTGCTGAatgcatactttttttttttaattattatttcttttattattatttttttttaattcagctgTCTACCATTTTTAACTTTGGCTTGTATGTACTCTAGTTGCCCTGGTATTTCTCTATAGCTTTAGAAATGTATTGGAAACTATGCTATAATTGCTGAGGgacaaaaaataaatggatgTAAAACAAGATCCTCCACACCGGTGTCATTCTTGGAGTACATGTGTTTGAAGTCTAGTGGATAACTGCTTTGCTAAGGGGCTTTTATAATATGGCTGTATAAACCTGTTCTGAGACACATGATGTCTTGGCCATAGAGTCaatatctctttttaataaatatatatatatttaaatccAAGGATTCTTAAAGAGAagtctgaatttcttttttttttttccctttgtcaaACTGTATGCGtacatatgaagaaaataatcacTAGTAAAGttctctttcatattttttttttctcaagctgCGGTCCTTCAACATTCATGTTGTTTCCTGGTGGTTGTTCCTGAAGGGCTTTCAGTTCCTGGGAGTGCAGAATCACTCCTACTCCAGCAGCCAGGCTTCTGGCCTGGGACTTTGTCATTCCATTGCTTGCTTTGATTTGAAGTCTCTTTCCAAGACTTAACACTAGTAGAGTTTCAGAAATCTGTTTTAAGAAGACCAGTTGTATGGTCTTCTCATCCTACAGTTGGGTGAGATTTGATAAGTTTTCCATTATATGGTTTAAGAAGGTGGGAGTCAGAAGGAGCTTGGAATGGTGGAAGGGGAGGAGTTTTGAGCTGCTTCCTCCTGCCAAAGACTTGTGCAAGAGCATCCCTCCTGTCTCCGTTCCTGAAGGACTGAGTGGTCACTCCCATGCAATTGTAAATATCCTTATTTAtgtacaaacaaaacaaaagggcTGTGTGTGACTGGTAAGATGGTTAATCTTCTTACTGAGAAAGCTTTAtacctctttatttttattgcattgGTTGCCTTGGTGAAGATGCTAATCATAGTAAGTACTGTAATTTCAACAAATCCCCTCAGAATTTGAATGGATGTGACCCTGAAATGTGTGATTTCATGCTGATTTTCCTATCTTGTgggttgctgttgttttttttaagtagaatgTTATTATTGTTATGAACAAGGTAACATGTTATGCTGAGACAATACTGTATTTTTAGGTAAAACTTATACCAGAGTCTAATTTTGCCTGAGTAGAGGCTCTAgagttttacttttctgtttatttacttAGACTGAGGCAACACTCTTCCTCACTGAAGGTAAAACTTGATTGTAAGAAAATCCTTTCAAAATTCAAACCTGTCTTGGTAATATCTAAACTTAGTTTCATACTTTTCAAATCACAATGCCTGACTTCAAGTACTCAAGTTCTGTATCTGGTCCTGATAGCTATTCATATGAAATTATAGAGACTGCCttcagggaaggaaagaaggcaggaaaaaggaaaggcaagcTGAGTGAGCAAAGCGGAGCCTAAGCTTTGGCTTCTACTGGCATATGTTCACCTTCCTGCTAGTGTGCACAGCTGCTGTATACAGAGTATCCATGTATCAGCTTCTGATGTACCTAAAAACTCTTGTTGGTTGTACTTGAGACAAATGTTGCGTGtacaagtatttttcttcttgattaaGAAGGTGGATGATGTCTGTGTTTTAAGAAtgttttaatagcttttgaaaCAGATAACTCTTGAATTTCATTTGCAGGTGATTACATAAAAGTCAAAAGTTTTCATCTGCATTGATTTTTTTGGGTTTTCTAAGTTGCAAGTTCTTTTGTATGTTcggttggttgttttttaaatctagaACGATACACATTCTAGTCTGAACCAATAATTACCAGTTAATGGTTTCCTGAAAAATCAGACCCATGAATTCAATCTTCATACTATTTGTATAGTGAAAAGAGTAGTAAAAGAGTAGTAAAAGGTCATCACTGATGATACTGGACTTGTTTCAGCATTCGTTTGTTAGATTTTAAGAGACTGAggtaaaatgtgttttccataGTGATGTAGCTTACTTGAAAGCATCCTGTTTCCAGGTCACAGTGAATTTTTCTGCCACGCTCAGGTCACAGGGATAGAATAAAGCAGGtacttttatttccaaagtaTGAAGCAAGTGAAAATAGTATATTGTGTTTATAACATACTGTAGACAGTGGGGTTAATTTGTCCTCTTTACAATTCTGGGAACCTCAGCTAATTGACAATGAATGGAAACTATTTCAGTTGCAACTGAGtccagcagggcagaggcaaGCAGGCCAGACAGCCTCCTGTTACTTGAATAAAGGAATGTAAGAGGTCCTGCCTCATTGAAGTACAAGGTTACTGAAAGTCTCTGTTTTAGCTTGCCCTGGGGAGAGGCAGTGTGATGGTGAGCTTTTGAGGACTGTCACTTGTTTGGGGATTTGAAAAGGCAAGCTGTAGCAGCATGTTTCATGATGCATTTATTGCAACAACGGTTGAAATCGTTCTGAAATAGGACCATTTCCTGTtgggatgatcagaggagagtcaGCAGTGGGATCAAAATTATAATTATGGCTAAACAAATGAGCAGCCAAAGTGTTGCCCTGTGAATAATGCACAGAGTTGAGAATACATACATTTGTGCTGTATTATTTGAGTATACTTTCTATACTAAAGCAAGAGACTCAGCTTCAGAATGCCCCTATTTCAGGATATGGATAATGTTATCTGATAGAGGTGACATAAAACTTCAATTAATGCTTTCAGAATGTTTTGAAATCTTGAGGAGGCTTACAGATATTACTTAGCCACCTTTGCCCTCAATCTTTGTTATAGGAAGACATACttgtccagaaaaaaatgactgcTAAATTACTATGTGAAACAGGACATTAATACTTGCAGTAAGAAGGGGCCAAACAAGATACATGGATTATTAGTTCTCAGAGCTACAATGAATTTAGATGAAGCGTCAAAGCCATCATTCAAGTGAAAGGAGAGTGTGGGGAGTTTGTACTGTCTCTTTTATTAGTGCTTTATGCAATACTGATTGCAGAGCAACAAATGCAGGGAAATGGTGGTGATGGTGTGTGTTGTTATTACCAAGTAGGTAAATGTTCTAGGGCTTCAGATTCTTAGGTTAATTCATGTGGCCATGTGTGTGATAACCTGCACTAGAAGAGTGCTGAAGAGGAATAATTTTGAGCTACTTTCTGAGATTCTTTCAAGCACCACAGCTGATACTATTGATAATAAAGTATTTGATAGTTGTTCTTAGCAGAGTCCATGGTGACTAGAGATTTATTTTTAGGCATAGTTCAAATTAGACTCTGTCTCCTGAAGTTCACAGTTTAGTTTCTAAAacggagagagaaaataaaatacctaCGAATCTATTGGTTAGGGAATTGTATTTGCTGAGTAGCTCTAATAGCTGCAAGAAGTGACTTGCTAGCCTATACTGGAGTAGTTATCTCTTTGAAACTTGGTATGTAGACCCacctgaatatttttaattaatttgataACACAGAAGCCATGCTTGCAAATAGGAGCTGCTGttcaaaagaaaccaaacttgTTATGGAGCTGTTGCTAATGGGCTCCTCACTAGAAAAGAATCATTCTGAAACAGTAAGTGAAGACCTACATTGGCAGGGCCTTTACAAAAGGAGAGcgagaagagaaaaaattacCCAAACTTCAGGAACTAAAGgaagaaatggcttttttttctaaacctCTGGAGTAAAATTGTCATAGGTGTAAAGTACCACccttctgtctttaaaaatatgatGTAATTACAAGAGATACTGTTTCCATCAGAGTGCAAAGCCATGCCCCTTTCAAAAAACCACCAAGGAATCTGTGCTGAAAATTGACAAAGGTAATGTTTTTCAGGAATGAATCGTTAAGCCAGTCACAAGCCCTACATCACAGTTCAGGAGACTCATAAAGGAAGCTTGCCAGGCACAGCGCCTCTGAGGAGACTGTGCAGCAaatttttttcatctcagtAATCAGCAAAGCGTCACAAATGATGGACTAAGAATACATGAAGAAACgtgatttgttttgattttttttttcctatggttAACATACATTTGGTTTCTAATAATtatctggaaagaaaacttGAAACAACGGAGAGAGAGTAATTTCAAAATTTCTCTGAATCTGTTTCTCTGGATATTTTCATACAggtgtattttatttctgttttaatatttcatttatttataattatttttttactatttatttgtttgtttgcttataTGTTTAATGTCTAACTTTATGAGTTAATGCTCACATGGAAAAACAATGTCATATATATGCTAAAACAGATAATTAATTTTATGAAGGACTCAGTCTTCTATCACTGAGATCCATGTTGGGGAAATTAAGCAatacaaagtattttaaaatttccccCTTAAATGTTGATAACGATAAGATAAATCCATTTGATTCTTCCACACAACATCTGTGTGCAACAGAAGAACAAGAAACTGACTATGTTTGCATGAATTAAAAGACTGAAGACACACATTATCAGGCTGGCAAAATGGATATGAACACTTTCACATGTTGCTGTCACAGATTACAAAAACAAAATGCTGCTGGCAACTTATCTTCATCATATATGTGAGAGTTTACACCCTGGAGGTTCATCAGATCTACCTTTTCTCGTGCCACCACCACATGAATTCTGTCTAATACTTGAGA from the Colius striatus isolate bColStr4 chromosome 2, bColStr4.1.hap1, whole genome shotgun sequence genome contains:
- the MARCKS gene encoding myristoylated alanine-rich C-kinase substrate, which translates into the protein MGAQFSKTAAKGEAAAEKPGEAVAASPSKANGQENGHVKVNGDASPAAAEAGKEEVQANGSAPAEDTGKEEAASSEPASEKEAAEAESTEPASPAEGEASPKTEEGATPSSSSETPKKKKKRFSFKKSFKLSGFSFKKNKKEAGEGAEGEAGAAAAAAEGGKEEAAATEAAGSEEGKAAAAEEACAASGAEAAKEEAGDSQEAKSDEAAPEKAAGEEAPAEEPQQQQQAEGKAKAAEEAAGAGAATSEAGSGDQEAAPAEEPAPARQEPPAESSPEGPAAESAE